The following coding sequences lie in one Kribbella sp. NBC_00709 genomic window:
- a CDS encoding alpha/beta hydrolase family protein, with amino-acid sequence MRGSAVLAALAMVLSTTSVASAATDTTPAPYLPRPTGSAAVGSTALYLKDTSRPDPWVASVPYRELMVSLYYPSASTRGPKAQYMTPEESAALLDGSGTGLPPETLARTRTNSVQNARPVGRRHSLPLVVLSPGYSNPRGTLTALAEDLASHGYVVALVGDTYEDSGTSFPDGHFTRCATCDLTHDDAFWAKVGSTRATDVSFVLDQLTGRRPVWRGSDLIDPSRIGMAGHSAGGASAIPAMMADPRIRAGANLDGVTTNPIPASGLSRPVLFVSHARGGSACLPVPSWDKDWPQLTGWKRWLEVAGTVHASFTNVGLFADQYNLEIGATTTGTRTQSITRAYLEAFFNQTLRGHQQPLLTKPSAHYPEVSFCH; translated from the coding sequence ATGCGCGGTTCTGCGGTGCTTGCTGCCTTGGCCATGGTCTTGTCCACCACCTCGGTCGCGTCCGCCGCGACAGACACGACTCCGGCGCCCTATCTGCCCCGACCGACGGGCTCGGCAGCAGTCGGCAGTACGGCGCTGTACCTGAAGGACACGTCGCGTCCTGACCCGTGGGTGGCGTCGGTGCCCTATCGCGAGCTGATGGTGTCGCTGTACTACCCGTCAGCCTCGACCCGCGGGCCGAAGGCGCAGTACATGACGCCGGAGGAGTCGGCCGCCCTGCTCGACGGCAGCGGTACCGGCTTGCCGCCGGAGACTCTGGCCCGTACGCGGACCAACTCCGTCCAGAACGCGCGGCCAGTAGGACGTCGGCACAGTCTTCCGCTGGTTGTGCTGTCGCCGGGCTACAGCAATCCCCGTGGCACGCTGACCGCACTGGCTGAGGATCTGGCGAGTCATGGGTACGTCGTGGCGCTGGTCGGCGACACGTACGAGGACTCCGGCACGAGCTTCCCCGACGGGCACTTCACCAGGTGCGCGACCTGCGACCTGACCCATGACGACGCGTTCTGGGCGAAGGTGGGCAGCACCCGGGCGACCGATGTGTCGTTCGTGCTGGACCAACTGACCGGTCGGCGGCCGGTATGGCGCGGCTCCGACCTGATCGACCCGTCCAGGATCGGTATGGCCGGCCACTCCGCCGGTGGAGCGAGCGCCATCCCCGCCATGATGGCCGACCCGCGCATCCGCGCCGGAGCGAACCTCGACGGTGTGACCACCAACCCGATCCCTGCATCCGGTCTGTCCCGGCCGGTCCTGTTCGTCAGCCACGCACGCGGCGGCTCCGCCTGCCTACCGGTCCCGTCCTGGGACAAGGATTGGCCGCAGCTGACCGGCTGGAAGCGCTGGCTCGAGGTAGCCGGCACGGTGCATGCGTCGTTCACCAACGTCGGCCTTTTCGCGGACCAGTACAACCTCGAAATCGGCGCAACCACCACCGGCACCCGCACCCAGTCCATCACCCGCGCCTACCTCGAAGCCTTCTTCAACCAAACCCTCCGCGGCCACCAGCAACCCCTGCTGACAAAGCCCTCCGCCCACTACCCAGAGGTCTCTTTCTGCCACTGA
- a CDS encoding MFS transporter, with the protein MRDFRKLWFSGAVSGIGSWLLVVAIPFYVFTLTGSTVATGLTLALEALPALTIGPWAGVLLDRWDLARAMWIADLASAAAVGLILFADRDHVWLIYLAILLENTATTVFRPAARALIPAVVGTGSELATANSINAVTGSAIRLAAPPLGALLLAGPGIKFVLVVDIVSYLLSAATIATVRTRRHATSGVPPRPLDGLQAVVNHRALRGILIGQTVFLTANAGLTALLVPYTVDRLHAPGYAVGYLISGLGAGYLVGAALSTRAARLLGTRELITLTQFITALAYFALFNAPTVPLAVAAAVLIGLPGSVLLITVQTTIQRSAPTAALASVSALFFAADSLALLIGALGAPAMTLVLDLPLTLNLIAALAVCAATLTLTVVPRHPASFTRH; encoded by the coding sequence GTGAGAGATTTCCGCAAACTCTGGTTCAGCGGCGCAGTGTCGGGCATCGGGTCCTGGCTGCTGGTCGTGGCGATCCCGTTCTACGTGTTTACGCTGACCGGGTCGACCGTGGCCACGGGACTGACCTTGGCCCTGGAAGCCCTGCCGGCACTGACGATCGGGCCGTGGGCCGGCGTACTCCTCGACCGCTGGGACCTGGCCCGAGCGATGTGGATCGCAGACCTCGCCAGCGCGGCCGCAGTGGGACTGATCCTGTTCGCCGACCGGGATCACGTCTGGCTGATCTACCTCGCGATCCTGCTCGAGAACACCGCGACCACGGTCTTCCGGCCCGCTGCCCGCGCGCTGATCCCAGCAGTCGTCGGGACGGGCAGCGAACTGGCGACCGCCAACTCCATCAATGCCGTCACCGGCAGCGCGATCCGCCTGGCCGCACCACCGCTCGGCGCGCTCCTGCTGGCCGGTCCGGGGATCAAGTTCGTGCTCGTCGTCGACATCGTCAGCTATTTGTTGTCGGCAGCAACAATCGCGACCGTCCGCACCCGCCGTCATGCGACCTCCGGGGTGCCACCACGCCCCCTCGACGGACTGCAAGCCGTCGTCAACCACAGGGCGCTCCGCGGCATCCTCATCGGCCAGACGGTCTTCCTCACTGCCAACGCCGGCCTGACCGCGCTCCTCGTGCCGTACACGGTCGACCGACTGCACGCTCCGGGGTACGCCGTCGGTTACCTGATCTCCGGGCTCGGAGCGGGCTACCTCGTCGGCGCAGCCCTGAGCACGAGGGCCGCCCGACTGCTCGGCACCCGCGAACTGATCACCCTCACCCAATTCATCACGGCCTTGGCGTACTTCGCACTGTTCAACGCCCCCACTGTCCCGCTGGCCGTCGCCGCCGCGGTCCTGATCGGCCTACCCGGAAGCGTTCTGCTGATCACCGTGCAAACCACGATCCAGCGGTCTGCGCCAACGGCCGCCCTCGCGAGCGTCAGCGCACTCTTCTTCGCGGCAGACTCGCTGGCACTGCTGATCGGCGCACTCGGCGCACCGGCGATGACGCTGGTCCTCGACCTGCCGTTGACCCTCAACCTCATCGCAGCACTCGCCGTCTGCGCAGCCACCCTCACGCTGACCGTCGTACCCCGTCACCCCGCGAGCTTCACGCGGCACTGA
- a CDS encoding MFS transporter has protein sequence MYATTDTQATSPAAPGGRSRWLALYTLCAGMLMIVLDVTVVNVALPAIQDDLGFSSSSLAWVVNAYLIAFGGLLLLAGRIGDLLGRRNVFTAGLIVFTAASVLCGLAQTQEMLVIARFIQGVGGALTSAVILGMIVTLFPEPREQAKAIGVYAFVASAGGSIGLLAGGVLTQAISWHWIFFVNLPLGVLTAVFAVKLIEKDKGLGIGKGTDVPGAVLITAALMVGVFTIVKPAAELGWTAPRTLALAVATLILLAGFIAREATAANPLVPLRIFRSRTLTGANLIQALSSSGMFGIFFLGSLYLQRVLGYDALQIGLAFLPTTVVMGLLSVKYSEKLVMRFGPRRPLIAGLSLIVVGLALFTQAPVGGNYFVHVLPVLVLLGLGGGICFPALMGLSMSDVKPEDAGLASGLIGTMGEVGAALGLAILATLSATRTATSTKPALEALTSGYHFSFGVAAAIVAASVAIAITVMRQPKPQAEADQSPEPILCEAA, from the coding sequence ATGTACGCGACGACCGACACCCAGGCGACTTCGCCGGCCGCGCCGGGCGGCCGCTCGCGCTGGCTGGCTCTGTACACCCTCTGCGCGGGCATGTTGATGATCGTGCTCGACGTGACCGTGGTGAACGTGGCCCTGCCGGCCATCCAGGACGACCTCGGCTTCTCCAGCTCCTCGCTGGCGTGGGTCGTGAACGCCTACCTGATCGCCTTCGGCGGGCTGCTCCTGCTGGCCGGCCGGATCGGCGACCTCCTCGGCCGGCGGAACGTCTTCACCGCCGGACTGATCGTTTTCACCGCCGCCTCCGTACTGTGCGGGCTGGCGCAGACCCAGGAGATGCTCGTCATCGCCCGGTTCATCCAGGGCGTCGGCGGCGCACTGACCTCCGCAGTGATCCTCGGCATGATCGTGACGCTGTTCCCCGAGCCGCGGGAGCAGGCCAAGGCGATCGGCGTGTACGCGTTCGTCGCGTCCGCCGGCGGGTCGATCGGTCTGCTGGCCGGTGGCGTCCTGACGCAGGCGATCAGCTGGCACTGGATCTTCTTCGTGAACCTGCCGCTCGGCGTACTGACCGCCGTATTCGCGGTGAAGCTGATCGAGAAGGACAAGGGCCTGGGGATCGGCAAGGGCACCGACGTACCGGGTGCGGTGCTGATCACCGCGGCGCTGATGGTCGGAGTGTTCACCATCGTCAAGCCGGCTGCTGAGCTGGGTTGGACCGCTCCGCGGACGCTGGCGCTTGCTGTGGCGACCCTAATACTGCTGGCCGGCTTCATCGCTCGTGAGGCGACCGCGGCCAACCCGCTGGTGCCGCTGCGGATCTTCCGCTCCAGGACGCTGACCGGTGCGAACCTGATCCAGGCGCTGTCCAGCTCCGGGATGTTCGGCATCTTCTTCCTCGGGTCGCTGTACCTGCAGCGGGTGCTCGGGTACGACGCTCTGCAGATCGGACTGGCGTTCCTGCCGACCACTGTGGTGATGGGGCTGCTGTCGGTGAAGTACTCCGAGAAGCTGGTCATGCGGTTCGGTCCGCGCCGCCCGCTGATCGCCGGACTGTCGCTGATCGTGGTCGGACTGGCCCTCTTCACCCAGGCGCCGGTCGGCGGCAACTACTTCGTCCACGTCCTGCCGGTGCTGGTACTGCTCGGCCTGGGCGGCGGCATCTGCTTCCCCGCTCTGATGGGCCTGTCGATGTCGGACGTGAAGCCCGAGGACGCCGGCCTGGCGTCCGGCCTGATCGGCACCATGGGCGAGGTAGGCGCCGCCCTGGGCCTGGCCATCCTGGCCACGCTCTCCGCGACCCGCACCGCCACCAGCACCAAGCCGGCCCTGGAGGCCTTGACCTCCGGCTACCACTTCTCCTTCGGAGTAGCCGCCGCCATCGTCGCCGCCTCAGTAGCCATCGCCATCACCGTGATGCGCCAGCCCAAGCCGCAGGCCGAGGCCGACCAGTCCCCCGAGCCCATCCTGTGCGAAGCCGCCTGA
- a CDS encoding TetR/AcrR family transcriptional regulator has translation MSENKPVRRRRRADADRSRTAILDAAVVLLDEQPDASLERIAEVARVTRQTVYAHFSSREVLLNAVLDELTRETLEGIDALGLDEGPALDKLLRLINLSWRMFEQHPLLLHVPQTADERHDPVIERFVKLIRRGQRAGEITRELPVDWLVTALIALGHAAGESVAAGRLSTRTASKTLNATITRLLKP, from the coding sequence GTGTCAGAGAACAAGCCGGTACGACGGCGCCGCCGCGCCGACGCCGACCGCAGCCGGACCGCGATCCTCGACGCCGCGGTGGTGCTGCTGGACGAGCAGCCCGACGCGAGCCTGGAGCGCATCGCGGAGGTGGCCCGCGTGACCAGGCAGACCGTGTATGCGCACTTCTCGTCCCGCGAGGTACTGCTGAATGCCGTCCTCGACGAGCTGACCCGCGAGACGCTGGAGGGGATCGATGCCCTCGGCCTCGACGAGGGCCCGGCGCTGGACAAGCTGTTGCGGTTGATCAATCTGAGCTGGCGGATGTTCGAGCAGCACCCGCTGCTCCTGCACGTGCCGCAAACGGCCGACGAACGGCACGACCCGGTGATCGAGCGGTTCGTCAAGTTGATCCGCCGCGGTCAACGCGCCGGCGAGATCACCCGTGAGCTCCCCGTCGACTGGCTGGTCACGGCGCTGATCGCCCTGGGCCACGCGGCAGGCGAGTCGGTGGCCGCAGGCCGGCTGTCCACCAGGACCGCCAGCAAGACGCTCAACGCCACCATCACCCGTCTCCTCAAGCCCTGA
- a CDS encoding heavy-metal-associated domain-containing protein — protein sequence MTTFRVLGMTCNHCVGFVTEELETLPGVESVTVELPTGTVSLVSDRPVDRAAIRTAVEAAGYELAE from the coding sequence ATGACGACGTTCCGAGTGCTGGGGATGACCTGCAACCACTGCGTCGGCTTCGTCACCGAAGAACTCGAGACACTTCCTGGCGTCGAATCGGTCACGGTGGAGCTGCCGACCGGGACGGTTTCGTTGGTCAGCGATCGACCTGTCGATCGAGCCGCGATCCGCACCGCAGTGGAGGCCGCCGGCTATGAGCTCGCGGAGTGA
- a CDS encoding DUF624 domain-containing protein, whose protein sequence is MAVPPADRGTGRTSTVLTKLAVVGDLLMLQLVFLVISLGIITLFPAAFALQRVLPEAISQDKPKLLRRFFGEFRWAMKHFWLSGFGLYAGGVLLAFGISFWAYAGGAARVFALVVLIPLTGMILGLYLSGLAVLPEAAADATMKTVFRSANLFLLRRPMPVAGGVVVLLTWFALASQVPTLLVVGSGLVPALTAYMLSRTRREKTSGDVSI, encoded by the coding sequence GTGGCTGTCCCCCCTGCTGACAGAGGCACCGGCCGGACCAGCACGGTGCTGACGAAGCTGGCCGTCGTCGGTGACCTGCTGATGCTGCAATTGGTGTTCCTGGTGATCAGCCTGGGCATCATCACGCTGTTCCCGGCTGCCTTCGCGCTGCAGCGGGTGCTGCCGGAGGCGATCAGCCAGGACAAGCCGAAGCTGCTGCGGCGGTTCTTCGGGGAGTTCCGCTGGGCGATGAAGCACTTCTGGCTGTCCGGGTTCGGTCTGTATGCCGGTGGCGTGCTGCTGGCGTTCGGCATCTCGTTCTGGGCGTACGCCGGCGGTGCGGCGCGCGTCTTCGCACTAGTAGTGCTGATTCCGCTCACCGGGATGATCCTGGGGCTCTACCTGAGCGGTCTGGCCGTTCTGCCGGAGGCGGCCGCGGACGCGACCATGAAGACTGTGTTCCGGTCCGCCAACCTGTTTCTGCTGCGCCGGCCGATGCCGGTGGCCGGCGGGGTCGTAGTACTGCTCACCTGGTTCGCTCTGGCGTCGCAGGTGCCCACGCTGCTCGTCGTCGGGTCCGGATTGGTCCCGGCGCTCACGGCGTACATGCTGTCTCGGACGCGTCGCGAAAAAACTTCTGGAGACGTGTCAATCTGA
- a CDS encoding GNAT family N-acetyltransferase gives MEIGARIAAAQLAGSARSKRQVIAGPLAGMLDDDDAWYLSGVLAAEPGQPFEPDEIPWAIETIRQAFAAEGRWVHAEFVDEANPGLAEALASQGMTIVGRLPLLVVEPADLIVPDLPDGTTVTVVASAEEQAVANAVAAEAYEMDNADSAYKADPSDGGAVLIHVDGVPAATAAWTAVADAVSEVAGVGTIHSHRRRGLGAIATAYATLNAFELGGATLAWLTPGDDGADRVYRRLGYAPRATAVHLGDPGGHLADLR, from the coding sequence ATGGAGATCGGTGCGCGGATCGCCGCGGCTCAGTTGGCGGGTTCGGCGCGGTCGAAACGACAGGTGATCGCCGGGCCGTTGGCCGGCATGCTCGACGACGACGACGCGTGGTACCTGTCCGGCGTACTCGCGGCCGAGCCCGGTCAACCGTTCGAGCCCGATGAGATTCCGTGGGCGATCGAGACGATCCGGCAGGCGTTCGCGGCCGAGGGGCGATGGGTGCACGCGGAGTTCGTCGACGAGGCGAATCCCGGTCTGGCCGAGGCGCTCGCTTCGCAGGGCATGACGATCGTGGGGCGGCTCCCGCTGCTCGTGGTCGAGCCCGCCGACCTGATCGTTCCCGATCTCCCGGACGGTACGACGGTGACGGTCGTGGCATCCGCGGAGGAGCAGGCCGTTGCGAACGCGGTGGCCGCGGAGGCGTACGAGATGGACAACGCCGACTCCGCGTACAAGGCGGATCCGTCCGATGGCGGTGCGGTGCTGATCCACGTCGACGGCGTACCGGCAGCTACTGCGGCGTGGACTGCGGTTGCGGACGCAGTGTCGGAGGTGGCTGGGGTCGGCACGATTCACAGCCATCGACGGCGGGGCCTCGGGGCGATCGCAACGGCGTACGCGACTCTGAACGCCTTCGAACTGGGCGGCGCGACGCTGGCCTGGCTGACGCCTGGGGATGACGGCGCGGACCGTGTGTACCGGCGCCTCGGCTATGCGCCGCGAGCCACCGCAGTACACCTCGGCGATCCCGGCGGACACCTGGCCGACCTCCGCTGA
- a CDS encoding dihydrofolate reductase family protein, whose amino-acid sequence MRDLIVTQNITVDGVIEAGDWFGPADGGPEVLHALREQMARADAFVTGRVTFEQLRGYWPAQTDDPTGISAYLNQVQKYVVSSTLRDPEWQPTTILRGLDEVRRLKETAGGDIVCTGSIDVTHQLIAAGLVDEYRLFVYPSVVATGQRLFPDGSPHALTLRDCTSFPSGVALLTYRRTA is encoded by the coding sequence ATGCGCGACCTGATCGTCACCCAGAACATCACCGTCGACGGCGTGATCGAGGCGGGTGACTGGTTCGGACCCGCCGACGGTGGGCCGGAGGTGCTCCACGCGCTGCGCGAGCAGATGGCGCGAGCGGACGCGTTCGTCACCGGTCGCGTGACGTTCGAGCAGTTACGCGGCTACTGGCCTGCGCAGACGGACGATCCGACCGGCATCTCGGCGTACCTCAACCAGGTGCAGAAGTACGTCGTGAGCTCGACGCTGCGCGATCCGGAATGGCAACCGACCACGATCCTCCGCGGTCTGGACGAAGTGCGCCGCCTGAAGGAGACCGCCGGTGGCGACATCGTCTGCACCGGCAGCATTGACGTCACCCACCAACTGATCGCCGCCGGCCTTGTCGACGAGTACCGCCTGTTCGTGTACCCGTCGGTCGTCGCCACCGGTCAGCGCCTTTTCCCCGATGGCTCACCGCACGCGCTGACCTTGCGCGACTGCACATCGTTCCCGAGCGGCGTCGCCCTCCTCACATATCGCCGCACAGCCTGA
- a CDS encoding helix-turn-helix domain-containing protein: MELGEVLRDRRKAAGRTIASVAVDAGLSVPYIANLENGRGNPTVAALDRLATALGAQLEVRIGDEVPPPPLSVGSELVSGSGRVDEVVAALAGDRSRAATRRELIATLDSLATLLGRPPSAADLSRLLDLLQLASPGRAL, encoded by the coding sequence ATGGAGTTGGGCGAAGTACTTCGCGACCGTCGCAAGGCGGCCGGGCGGACCATCGCGTCGGTGGCCGTCGACGCCGGTCTGTCCGTTCCGTACATCGCGAATCTGGAGAACGGCCGGGGCAATCCGACCGTCGCCGCGCTGGATCGGCTCGCTACGGCGTTGGGGGCGCAGCTCGAGGTGCGGATCGGGGACGAGGTGCCGCCTCCGCCTTTGTCGGTCGGATCCGAGTTGGTGTCCGGATCCGGTCGCGTTGACGAGGTTGTGGCCGCGCTCGCCGGCGACAGGTCCCGCGCGGCCACCCGACGCGAGCTGATCGCGACGCTCGACTCCCTCGCGACTCTCCTGGGCCGCCCACCGAGCGCCGCCGACCTGAGCCGGCTTCTCGACCTGCTCCAGCTCGCGTCACCTGGCCGCGCGCTGTGA
- a CDS encoding Tex family protein: MVVQSVEQRIAEELEVGENQVRAAVALLDEGSTVPFIARYRKEVTGMLDDAQLRTLEERLRYLRELEERRQTVLESIESQGKLDDALKASIMAADTKSRLEDIYLPFKPKRRTKAMIARENGLEPLADGLMADPDVEPFAAAAVFVNAEVPDPQAALDGARAILVERFAEDADLIGELRERLWDQGRLASAVREGKETDGAKFSDYFDFDEPFTKMPSHRILALFRGEKEDVLTVSVEPLPAGVEVDGPTEYETTIARKVGIENQGRPADKWLVETVRWAWRTKILVHLGIDLRMRLRQVAEDEAIRVFAANLRDLLLAAPAGTRATMGLDPGFRTGVKVAVVDATGKVVNTGVIYPHVPQNQWDKSIATLAALAAAHDVELIAIGNGTASRETDKLAGELIAKHPELKLTKAVVSEAGASVYSASAFASQELPGMDVSLRGAVSIARRLQDPLAELVKIDPKSIGVGQYQHDLAENALSRSLDAVVEDCVNAVGVDLNTASAPLLTRVSGITPGLADNIVQHRDVNGPFKSRTALREVARLGPKAFEQAAGFLRIPDGDDPLDTSSVHPESYPVVRRILDATGSDVKSLIGSAELKRLKAADFVDDMFGLPTVTDILAELEKPGRDPRPAFKTAVFAEGVDKIADLKPGMQLEGQVTNVAAFGAFIDIGVHQDGLAHVSALSKTFVKDPREVVKSGDIVKVKVLEVDIPRQRISLTLRLDDEPGAGSGRPGDRGSRPAGNQGGRGQGRGQGGQGQGGQGGRAQGGQGRGGSGDQGRGSGGSGGQGGRGGQGGRGGQGGGRGGNRGSGGQGGQGGQGRGGKQSETPMDETSLADAFRKAGFTVR; the protein is encoded by the coding sequence GTGGTGGTGCAGTCGGTCGAGCAGCGGATCGCCGAGGAGCTCGAGGTCGGTGAGAACCAGGTCCGGGCAGCGGTGGCGCTGCTGGACGAGGGGTCGACGGTCCCGTTCATCGCGCGGTACCGCAAAGAGGTCACCGGGATGCTGGACGACGCGCAACTGCGCACGCTGGAGGAGCGGCTGCGGTATCTGCGTGAGCTCGAGGAGCGCCGGCAGACCGTGCTCGAGTCGATCGAGAGCCAGGGCAAGCTCGACGACGCCCTGAAGGCCTCGATCATGGCGGCGGACACCAAGTCCCGCCTCGAGGACATCTACCTTCCGTTCAAGCCGAAACGCCGGACCAAGGCGATGATCGCCCGGGAGAACGGTCTGGAGCCGCTCGCCGACGGCCTGATGGCCGACCCGGACGTCGAGCCGTTCGCCGCGGCCGCGGTGTTCGTGAACGCCGAGGTGCCGGACCCGCAGGCCGCCCTCGACGGCGCCCGCGCGATCCTCGTCGAGCGGTTCGCCGAGGACGCCGACCTGATCGGCGAGCTGCGCGAGCGACTCTGGGACCAGGGCCGGCTGGCGTCCGCTGTGCGGGAGGGCAAGGAGACCGACGGCGCGAAGTTCTCGGACTACTTCGACTTCGACGAGCCGTTCACGAAGATGCCGTCGCACCGGATCCTCGCGCTGTTCCGCGGCGAGAAGGAGGACGTGCTGACGGTCTCCGTCGAGCCGCTGCCCGCGGGCGTGGAGGTCGACGGACCGACGGAGTACGAGACGACCATCGCGCGCAAGGTCGGTATCGAGAACCAGGGCCGTCCGGCCGACAAGTGGCTGGTCGAGACGGTCCGCTGGGCCTGGCGGACGAAGATCCTGGTGCACCTCGGCATCGACCTGCGGATGCGGCTGCGGCAGGTCGCCGAGGACGAGGCGATCCGGGTGTTCGCGGCCAACCTGCGCGACCTGCTGCTGGCCGCCCCGGCCGGCACCCGCGCGACGATGGGCCTCGACCCGGGCTTCCGGACCGGCGTGAAGGTCGCGGTCGTCGACGCCACCGGCAAGGTGGTCAACACCGGCGTCATCTACCCGCACGTCCCGCAGAACCAGTGGGACAAGTCGATCGCCACCCTGGCCGCGCTGGCCGCCGCGCACGACGTCGAACTGATTGCCATCGGCAACGGTACGGCGTCGCGTGAGACGGACAAACTGGCCGGTGAGCTGATCGCCAAGCACCCCGAGCTCAAGCTCACCAAGGCAGTCGTGTCGGAGGCCGGCGCGTCGGTCTACTCGGCGTCCGCGTTCGCCTCCCAGGAGCTGCCCGGGATGGACGTGTCGCTGCGCGGCGCGGTCTCGATCGCGCGCCGGCTGCAGGACCCGCTGGCCGAGCTGGTGAAGATCGACCCGAAGTCGATCGGCGTCGGCCAGTACCAGCACGACCTCGCCGAGAACGCGCTGTCCCGCTCGCTCGACGCGGTCGTCGAGGACTGCGTGAACGCGGTCGGCGTCGACCTCAACACCGCGTCCGCGCCGCTGCTCACCCGGGTCTCCGGGATCACGCCCGGGCTGGCGGACAACATCGTCCAGCACCGCGACGTCAACGGCCCGTTCAAGTCGCGTACGGCGCTGCGCGAGGTCGCTCGCCTCGGGCCGAAGGCGTTCGAGCAGGCGGCCGGGTTCCTCCGGATCCCCGACGGCGACGACCCGCTCGACACGTCCAGCGTGCACCCGGAGTCCTACCCCGTCGTACGCCGGATCCTCGACGCGACCGGGTCGGACGTGAAGTCGCTGATCGGGTCGGCGGAGCTGAAGCGGCTGAAGGCGGCGGACTTCGTCGACGACATGTTCGGCCTGCCGACCGTCACCGATATCCTGGCCGAGCTGGAGAAGCCGGGGCGCGACCCCCGGCCGGCGTTCAAGACCGCGGTGTTCGCCGAAGGTGTGGACAAGATCGCCGACCTCAAGCCGGGGATGCAGCTGGAGGGACAGGTCACCAACGTGGCCGCGTTCGGCGCGTTCATCGACATCGGCGTGCACCAGGACGGGCTGGCTCACGTGTCGGCGCTGTCGAAGACCTTCGTGAAGGACCCGCGCGAGGTGGTCAAGTCCGGCGACATCGTCAAGGTCAAGGTGCTCGAGGTCGACATCCCGCGCCAGCGCATCTCCCTCACCCTGCGCCTGGACGACGAGCCGGGTGCCGGATCGGGTCGCCCCGGCGACCGCGGTTCCCGCCCGGCCGGCAACCAGGGCGGACGCGGACAAGGCCGTGGCCAGGGCGGGCAGGGCCAGGGCGGGCAGGGCGGCCGGGCGCAGGGCGGTCAAGGTCGCGGCGGCTCGGGCGATCAGGGTCGTGGCTCCGGCGGGTCAGGCGGTCAGGGCGGGCGTGGTGGCCAAGGTGGTCGCGGCGGCCAGGGCGGCGGGCGCGGCGGCAACCGCGGTTCGGGCGGTCAGGGCGGCCAGGGTGGTCAAGGCCGTGGCGGCAAGCAGTCCGAGACCCCGATGGACGAGACTTCGCTCGCCGACGCGTTCCGTAAGGCGGGTTTCACGGTCCGCTGA
- a CDS encoding nuclear transport factor 2 family protein, with protein sequence MSKLSAQEFVADFFGSFTREVVAGDDAAAVVDRYYTPDVLQIADGITLDRQRLIDHIRPVRKNLVSCSYDVHEAIRTEDRLAARFTIHAELRRGRKISTEVYLFGEVAPDGRIRRTTQATRDVTAP encoded by the coding sequence ATGTCAAAGTTAAGCGCACAGGAGTTCGTCGCGGACTTCTTCGGCTCGTTCACCCGAGAGGTCGTCGCAGGCGATGACGCCGCCGCGGTCGTGGACCGCTACTACACGCCCGACGTCCTGCAGATCGCCGACGGCATCACCCTCGACCGGCAACGACTGATCGACCACATCCGCCCGGTGCGGAAGAACCTGGTCTCCTGCTCGTACGACGTCCATGAAGCGATCCGCACCGAGGACCGGCTGGCGGCGCGATTCACGATCCACGCCGAGCTGCGCCGCGGGCGGAAGATCTCCACCGAGGTCTACCTGTTCGGCGAAGTCGCCCCGGACGGCCGAATCCGCCGTACGACCCAAGCCACCCGCGACGTGACCGCACCATGA